The following proteins are encoded in a genomic region of Leptospira ryugenii:
- a CDS encoding LIC10486 family protein: protein MSELHSKSDLLKRQAELLGLTMEAVFTDEQAKEVLQGKITDAYLVKIKMDLDNKTGIILILASSIRKHILEVYSVFGSSTIFRRIRPFADFFQISTDLADIGKSSDGYDAQISESVGRIVYRFFTKEKLEEFLPLWEKKDPSRLSDQIEPLVLNGMKAGKAKLQAEIDKLSSAKFRFDNPMKGSISPIEKPQEEVAPAPELSSAPKAPTEMSSLERQIQLFRQNAQREIPVNTVISPISGVDFDNLLVGQEILFRIPPDHPDALPNATALGALDKEGKVSKEPIVGKFKGIASAKNEYHIFAEGPNQILLHSIEESPVKVATPKAIASVGSNQDKSGQVALPKKKPAEPQKTGNLYSLIGVFVALILIAFLVFILTAF, encoded by the coding sequence ATGTCAGAATTGCATTCCAAATCCGATCTTTTAAAACGTCAGGCTGAGCTTCTTGGTTTGACGATGGAAGCCGTGTTTACAGATGAACAGGCAAAAGAAGTATTACAAGGAAAGATCACAGATGCCTACCTTGTAAAAATCAAAATGGATTTGGATAATAAAACAGGTATCATTTTGATTCTGGCATCTTCCATTCGTAAACATATCTTAGAAGTGTATTCTGTTTTTGGCTCTTCTACAATCTTTCGTAGGATACGTCCTTTTGCCGACTTTTTCCAGATCTCCACAGATTTAGCGGATATAGGTAAATCATCGGATGGTTACGATGCCCAAATCTCAGAATCAGTAGGACGAATTGTATACCGCTTTTTCACAAAGGAGAAGTTAGAAGAGTTTTTGCCTCTCTGGGAAAAGAAAGACCCATCTCGTCTTTCCGACCAAATTGAACCTTTGGTACTGAACGGGATGAAGGCAGGCAAAGCTAAGTTGCAGGCGGAGATTGATAAACTTTCCAGTGCGAAATTTCGTTTTGATAATCCTATGAAGGGTTCTATTAGTCCGATCGAAAAGCCACAAGAGGAAGTCGCACCGGCACCAGAACTTTCCTCCGCTCCAAAAGCCCCAACGGAGATGAGTAGCCTCGAGAGACAGATCCAATTGTTTCGGCAAAATGCCCAAAGAGAAATCCCAGTGAATACCGTGATTTCTCCCATTAGTGGTGTGGACTTTGACAATTTACTTGTGGGACAAGAAATTTTATTTCGGATCCCTCCAGACCATCCAGATGCTCTTCCCAATGCAACAGCACTAGGTGCACTTGATAAAGAAGGAAAGGTCTCTAAAGAACCGATAGTTGGTAAATTTAAGGGCATTGCGTCCGCAAAGAATGAATACCATATCTTTGCAGAGGGCCCAAACCAGATTTTATTGCACTCCATTGAGGAGAGCCCAGTTAAGGTCGCCACCCCGAAAGCGATCGCTTCCGTCGGATCAAACCAAGATAAGAGTGGTCAGGTGGCCTTACCTAAAAAGAAGCCTGCAGAACCTCAAAAAACGGGCAATCTGTACTCTTTGATCGGTGTATTTGTGGCTTTGATTTTGATCGCTTTTTTGGTTTTTATCTTAACCGCTTTTTAA
- the thrC gene encoding threonine synthase, with protein MSQAKSEFEAYFRCTDQSCGKTYSLNEVIYTCENDGELLTVEHDLERLKKYSPQYWKDLFEARFRSQKFPYSSGVWGKREWVLPEIEDENIVTSGEGGTHLYSADRWARDLGLGGLYVKQCGISHTGSFKDLGMTVLVSQVKQMIAKGVPIRAVACASTGDTSAALASYAAKAGIPALIFLPANKVSTAQLIQPVANGAKVLALETDFDGCMQIVKEVTKEKSIYLANSMNSLRIEGQKTISVEITQQLGWEVPDWIVIPGGNLGNVSALGMGFEMMKDLGLIDRLPRILLAQAANASPLYSSYKTGFSEFNPVVAKKTLASAIQIGDPVSVKKAIRVLKKFDGVVEIATEEELSDAAAKGDRYGLYNDPHTGVALAAMLKCKEQGTIGKGQKVVVISTANGLKFTEFKVNYHEGKIMGTNTELANRIIPCKADIDSVLSILKS; from the coding sequence ATGTCCCAAGCAAAAAGTGAATTTGAAGCATACTTTCGCTGCACAGACCAGAGTTGTGGCAAAACCTATTCATTGAACGAAGTTATTTATACATGTGAGAATGATGGGGAATTATTAACTGTCGAACACGATTTGGAGAGATTAAAAAAATATTCGCCCCAGTACTGGAAAGATCTCTTTGAAGCAAGATTTCGCTCCCAAAAATTCCCATATTCATCTGGCGTTTGGGGGAAAAGGGAATGGGTTCTCCCTGAAATAGAAGACGAAAACATTGTAACCTCTGGAGAAGGGGGCACACATTTATATTCGGCAGATCGTTGGGCGAGGGATTTGGGTTTAGGTGGCTTGTATGTGAAGCAATGTGGAATTTCGCACACAGGCTCTTTCAAAGATTTGGGAATGACTGTATTGGTAAGCCAGGTCAAACAAATGATTGCGAAAGGAGTTCCCATTCGGGCCGTCGCTTGCGCTTCAACAGGAGACACCTCGGCAGCCCTAGCATCTTACGCGGCAAAAGCGGGCATTCCAGCGCTTATCTTCCTGCCAGCAAACAAGGTTTCAACGGCGCAGCTCATCCAGCCAGTTGCCAATGGTGCCAAAGTCCTTGCTTTGGAGACAGACTTTGACGGCTGTATGCAAATCGTCAAAGAAGTCACCAAGGAAAAATCCATCTACCTTGCCAACTCAATGAATTCTCTCCGCATAGAAGGCCAAAAGACAATCTCAGTAGAAATCACACAACAGTTGGGATGGGAGGTACCAGATTGGATCGTAATCCCAGGAGGTAACCTTGGTAATGTTTCAGCTCTCGGAATGGGCTTCGAGATGATGAAGGACCTAGGCCTCATTGATCGCCTACCTCGTATTCTACTGGCGCAAGCTGCAAATGCCAGCCCATTGTATAGCTCGTATAAGACAGGTTTTTCGGAATTTAATCCCGTGGTTGCCAAAAAAACCTTAGCCTCGGCGATCCAAATCGGTGATCCCGTCTCGGTCAAAAAGGCGATCCGGGTCTTGAAGAAGTTTGACGGAGTCGTAGAAATCGCAACGGAAGAAGAGCTTTCCGATGCGGCCGCGAAAGGGGATAGGTATGGCTTGTACAATGACCCTCACACTGGGGTAGCGCTTGCTGCAATGCTAAAGTGCAAAGAACAAGGGACCATCGGGAAAGGCCAAAAAGTCGTGGTGATTTCTACCGCCAATGGCCTCAAATTTACAGAGTTTAAGGTAAACTACCATGAGGGAAAAATTATGGGGACAAATACGGAACTTGCCAATCGAATCATTCCCTGCAAGGCGGACATCGATTCGGTCCTTTCCATTTTGAAATCGTAA
- the lepB gene encoding signal peptidase I — translation MAEETDQKTWKKRTKRYFRRSLALLIFLSFLLFVRIFLFQVYSIQGNSMYPTLSNGSIVFVWKGGFALSAKLFGTEWLYTEPKIAKLDLVLFYDQAGDLVVKRVIGLPNEYYSIEAGRVVIDSQMLIENYIPLGSQTLEPTNSLLFPLKNSPFLAMNKQGRIPPGYYLLLGDNREYSTDSRAFGLVPIEKIKGKVIFYF, via the coding sequence ATGGCGGAAGAAACAGATCAAAAAACTTGGAAAAAGCGCACCAAGCGCTACTTTCGCAGAAGTTTAGCACTTCTGATTTTTCTTTCGTTTTTGCTTTTCGTACGCATTTTTCTTTTTCAAGTTTACTCGATTCAAGGTAATTCCATGTACCCGACCTTGAGCAATGGTTCCATTGTATTTGTCTGGAAAGGCGGATTTGCTCTATCTGCGAAATTATTTGGAACAGAGTGGCTTTATACAGAACCTAAAATCGCAAAGCTTGATTTGGTGCTTTTTTATGACCAAGCAGGTGATCTGGTAGTAAAACGTGTGATTGGTTTACCAAATGAGTATTATTCAATTGAAGCAGGAAGGGTTGTCATTGATTCCCAAATGCTAATTGAAAATTACATTCCATTGGGTAGCCAAACTCTTGAGCCAACAAATTCTTTGTTGTTTCCTTTGAAAAATTCCCCATTTTTGGCAATGAATAAACAAGGTCGTATCCCACCCGGCTATTATCTTTTGTTAGGTGACAATAGGGAGTATTCAACGGATTCAAGAGCCTTTGGTTTAGTACCAATTGAAAAGATCAAAGGAAAGGTCATTTTTTATTTCTAA
- a CDS encoding penicillin-binding protein, translating to MNEAKVRLKYIFYFIISLFIVLFFRVIYLTYFNDSIVNVKSTKMVQRGTIYDKRGIELALSQESATIGIDPKNIYDLELTAAELAPIIGMKQEKLYDLIREKGNYFLLKREIDIKKANQIKALALPGVRVEREFKRIYPQGMLASSVLGFTGYDDDRALSGLESLFNLELLSTADSESQKGNNLHLSIDSLVQYRLEKSLSKALLETQSKHGIGIIMDVDTGKILAMSSFPSFDPNRFQDYPPDSQTNWAIRHIYEPGSTMKIFVALMLLNEGAILPHEKFNCPGYIEVGKTVIRCTDHHGPVDLEEILQVSCNVGIIKASQKMSEANFYKYLEQFKFGKRTNFSLHEARGYLTPLSKWTKSTPYFLSIGQGISVTPIQLISAAAAVVNGGVVFEPSAVSHITNAYGELVHTFNPKGEAIGIKKGASSKILEAMSKAVRSGTGKKAYIENYFIAGKTGTAQKAKSGSGYQEGLYTASFLGFFPAEKPKYVGLILFDEPVGAAHTGGGIAAPVFREVVESIIPIVERSEKPQSFSLKIKKEKKFKLDKNQMPNLNGFALSDAISILKDLEKPYKVTGSGFVRGQSPSPGTSLQKVESIQLTLED from the coding sequence ATGAACGAAGCAAAAGTTAGATTAAAGTATATTTTTTATTTTATTATCTCCTTGTTTATAGTTCTATTTTTTCGTGTCATCTATCTTACCTATTTCAATGACAGCATCGTAAACGTTAAATCAACTAAAATGGTACAGAGAGGTACCATTTATGATAAAAGAGGCATAGAACTTGCTCTATCACAAGAATCCGCAACCATCGGTATTGATCCAAAAAATATTTATGATTTAGAATTAACAGCTGCTGAACTTGCTCCCATTATTGGCATGAAACAAGAAAAGCTTTATGACTTGATTCGAGAAAAAGGTAACTATTTCCTTCTCAAAAGAGAAATTGATATCAAAAAAGCCAATCAAATCAAAGCCCTAGCTTTACCTGGTGTTCGAGTGGAAAGAGAATTCAAACGTATCTACCCTCAAGGTATGCTTGCATCCAGTGTTTTGGGATTTACTGGCTATGATGATGACCGGGCGCTCTCCGGATTAGAATCTCTTTTTAATCTCGAACTTCTCTCAACGGCGGATTCAGAATCACAAAAAGGAAACAATCTTCACCTAAGTATTGATAGCTTAGTTCAGTATCGTTTGGAAAAGTCATTGAGTAAGGCCTTGTTAGAAACTCAGTCCAAACATGGGATAGGCATCATCATGGATGTGGACACAGGGAAGATCTTAGCGATGTCCTCCTTTCCCTCCTTTGATCCAAATCGATTCCAAGATTATCCTCCTGATTCCCAAACCAATTGGGCGATTCGGCACATATATGAGCCTGGCTCGACTATGAAAATTTTTGTGGCATTGATGCTTTTGAACGAAGGTGCTATACTTCCTCATGAAAAATTTAACTGCCCAGGTTATATTGAAGTTGGAAAAACTGTCATCCGATGTACGGACCACCACGGACCAGTGGATTTAGAAGAAATTTTACAAGTATCATGCAATGTTGGGATTATAAAAGCTTCTCAGAAAATGTCAGAAGCAAATTTTTATAAGTACTTGGAACAATTTAAATTTGGGAAAAGAACCAATTTTTCTCTGCATGAAGCAAGAGGGTACTTAACTCCACTATCAAAATGGACAAAAAGTACGCCTTATTTTCTATCAATTGGACAGGGAATTTCTGTCACACCTATTCAATTGATATCTGCTGCAGCTGCGGTTGTGAATGGTGGTGTTGTTTTTGAACCATCCGCTGTTTCTCACATAACAAATGCATATGGAGAACTTGTACATACATTCAATCCAAAAGGAGAAGCCATTGGAATTAAAAAGGGTGCCTCTTCAAAAATTTTAGAAGCAATGAGTAAAGCCGTACGCTCTGGTACAGGGAAAAAAGCCTATATAGAAAATTACTTCATTGCCGGGAAAACTGGAACAGCTCAAAAAGCCAAGAGTGGCTCTGGATACCAAGAAGGTTTGTACACTGCATCGTTTTTGGGCTTTTTTCCCGCTGAAAAACCAAAATATGTAGGATTGATTTTGTTTGATGAGCCAGTAGGAGCGGCACATACAGGTGGTGGCATCGCGGCACCTGTGTTTAGAGAAGTCGTCGAAAGTATCATCCCGATTGTGGAAAGAAGTGAAAAGCCACAATCTTTCAGTTTAAAAATCAAAAAAGAAAAGAAGTTTAAATTGGATAAGAACCAAATGCCAAATCTAAACGGATTTGCCTTATCAGATGCGATTTCAATTTTGAAAGATCTTGAAAAACCTTATAAAGTTACTGGCTCAGGCTTTGTTCGTGGGCAAAGCCCTTCACCTGGTACTTCTTTACAAAAAGTTGAATCCATTCAACTGACCCTAGAAGACTGA
- a CDS encoding motility associated factor glycosyltransferase family protein codes for MDFSEKTLFKNISQLPETLSLSIQSAEPIGKIHSTKSGQITIEVDGVFLHSRHDPDLESKRFANELPFDGEKRIYLLLGAGLGYILNHLLEKENIFVIWFETSLALLKISLQLFDVSNHLETGKLQIVADFENEDMIMEAFRGKGAYPITLVPHRGSFSWKPEEYGKLRYIAEQHFHKKDVNLATLTRFEKIWAKNLSFNLYDCIQMQPIHKLFGIAKGIKILVAGAGPSLYESIDDIKKYRDSFLFIAVDTALPVLQHFDIHPDLVYSVDPQALNSQYLESYDGPAILVFDPTSTYLSLRLELGPKKGFFTSSPFPLIRIIEDLGEQKIGEVLFGGSVSTNAASLASLMEADKVYLVGQDLSFTKGWAHSKGAILEERLNFLESRKFRREMHNYKQLFALTQKTVEGINGETYITNEKMLIFKKWFESQAKDHRWVNLTKFGAEIRGIPNESFAAAFQSSNPQSVLHVRNMVQNLVKDGSPYVNPSLLSSELLNIVQSLNEYLLPVKRGLQVSRMIYRQIQLNQIEPNRFQKDIKEMNEIDELVSSKKGLSEMLSLGIQRVILSITEGYDEKLNPDERANPQLGIAKKSVLLYEGLYESIHSTRKHLKKTLLRIQNERD; via the coding sequence ATGGATTTTTCAGAAAAAACGCTTTTCAAAAATATATCGCAGTTACCTGAAACTTTGTCACTTTCTATTCAATCTGCCGAGCCAATTGGCAAGATACATTCTACAAAATCTGGGCAAATTACCATTGAGGTAGATGGAGTTTTTCTACATAGCCGTCACGACCCAGATTTGGAAAGCAAACGTTTTGCAAACGAACTGCCGTTTGACGGAGAAAAAAGGATCTACCTTTTATTAGGTGCAGGTTTGGGTTATATTCTAAATCATCTCTTAGAAAAAGAAAATATTTTTGTCATATGGTTTGAAACCTCTCTTGCATTGCTCAAAATCTCCTTACAGTTGTTTGATGTATCAAACCACTTAGAAACTGGTAAGCTACAAATCGTAGCCGATTTTGAGAATGAGGATATGATCATGGAAGCCTTTCGTGGCAAAGGAGCGTATCCCATTACATTAGTACCTCACCGTGGAAGCTTTTCCTGGAAACCTGAGGAATATGGTAAATTAAGATACATCGCAGAACAACATTTTCATAAAAAAGATGTTAACCTCGCCACATTAACACGTTTCGAAAAGATTTGGGCAAAAAATCTTTCCTTTAATCTCTATGATTGTATCCAGATGCAACCGATACATAAGTTATTTGGGATTGCAAAAGGAATTAAAATTTTAGTAGCAGGAGCCGGTCCAAGCCTATACGAATCCATTGATGATATCAAAAAATATCGCGATTCCTTCTTATTCATCGCAGTCGATACTGCTTTACCTGTCTTGCAACATTTCGATATTCATCCTGATCTCGTTTACTCCGTGGACCCACAAGCATTAAATAGCCAGTATTTAGAAAGTTATGATGGGCCAGCCATTCTAGTATTTGATCCAACCTCAACCTATCTAAGCCTACGCTTGGAATTGGGACCTAAAAAAGGTTTTTTTACATCTTCTCCTTTCCCACTTATTCGTATCATTGAAGATTTAGGGGAACAAAAAATTGGAGAAGTTTTGTTTGGTGGATCTGTTTCAACCAATGCAGCTAGCCTTGCTTCCCTTATGGAGGCGGACAAAGTATATCTAGTTGGACAAGATTTATCTTTTACAAAGGGTTGGGCTCATTCGAAGGGAGCTATTTTAGAAGAGAGATTGAATTTTTTAGAATCCCGAAAGTTTAGACGTGAGATGCATAATTACAAGCAACTCTTTGCACTTACGCAAAAGACTGTAGAAGGCATTAATGGCGAAACATATATTACCAATGAAAAAATGTTAATTTTTAAAAAGTGGTTCGAATCTCAAGCAAAGGACCATAGATGGGTCAACTTAACAAAGTTTGGTGCTGAAATCAGAGGAATTCCGAATGAGAGTTTTGCAGCTGCATTTCAGTCTTCAAATCCGCAAAGCGTACTCCACGTACGAAATATGGTGCAGAATTTGGTGAAAGATGGATCACCATACGTAAATCCCAGTCTACTAAGCTCTGAATTGTTAAACATAGTACAGAGTTTAAATGAATATCTGCTTCCTGTGAAGAGAGGTCTCCAAGTTTCTCGGATGATCTATCGACAAATCCAATTGAACCAAATAGAACCCAATCGATTCCAGAAAGATATAAAAGAGATGAATGAGATAGATGAGCTTGTCTCTTCCAAAAAAGGATTGAGTGAAATGTTGAGTTTAGGAATTCAGAGAGTTATTTTGTCGATCACCGAGGGTTATGATGAAAAATTAAATCCTGACGAAAGAGCAAATCCGCAGCTAGGCATTGCAAAAAAATCCGTGCTTTTATATGAAGGTCTGTACGAATCCATTCACTCTACTCGTAAACATTTAAAAAAGACGCTTCTTCGCATCCAAAACGAAAGAGATTAA
- a CDS encoding OmpA family protein, producing MSDSYYRTIKGKQFDRQLLEIAEKASQRSKAPLSKNVAKNLFDTIVDGNEYTDVEKRTVKYIRDNYNFTPEADEYLRTEIRKWAAKISVPSAKKSKKTSKPSPKKSKSKAKPKEESNDTSYFHVFDSNSDDDVEPTPEYNELVELNKYGKKEKSPYLRYVFLGIVILIVICLFFLIRSCKSDTTKSSNVTVSEPNSKAINQNESSAKAVKREQLLPHTEIGKGTVTLQFIKRLDAIRYINTAQIKFIKQSLNVGDGASNELANLAEALKKYPEIKVRVKGHTCFIGELDENKILSEERAKLIQDELIKLGVNAKQLEARGFGETTNIDTNYTEQGRIKNRRVDFTVLSVNEKN from the coding sequence GTGTCTGACAGTTATTATCGTACCATCAAAGGCAAACAATTTGATCGCCAGTTATTGGAAATAGCGGAAAAAGCTTCGCAGAGATCAAAGGCACCTTTGTCCAAGAATGTTGCCAAAAATCTATTTGATACCATTGTCGATGGCAATGAGTATACAGATGTCGAGAAGCGCACAGTTAAGTACATCCGAGACAATTATAACTTCACCCCAGAAGCAGATGAATATTTAAGAACAGAAATTCGGAAATGGGCAGCGAAGATTTCTGTTCCGTCCGCTAAAAAATCCAAAAAAACATCAAAACCTTCACCCAAAAAATCCAAATCTAAAGCAAAACCAAAAGAAGAAAGTAACGACACGTCTTACTTCCATGTCTTTGATTCAAATTCAGATGATGATGTAGAACCTACTCCAGAATACAATGAATTGGTTGAGTTAAATAAATATGGCAAGAAGGAAAAATCACCATATCTTCGTTATGTTTTTTTAGGCATTGTCATATTAATCGTTATCTGTTTGTTCTTTTTGATTCGTTCTTGTAAGTCCGACACAACAAAATCATCTAATGTGACTGTTTCGGAACCTAACTCAAAGGCTATCAATCAAAATGAATCGTCTGCTAAAGCTGTAAAAAGAGAGCAACTTCTACCCCATACCGAGATCGGAAAAGGTACAGTAACATTACAATTTATAAAAAGATTGGATGCAATTCGTTATATCAATACAGCTCAAATCAAGTTTATCAAACAGTCATTGAACGTTGGTGATGGTGCAAGCAACGAGCTGGCAAATTTAGCGGAGGCGCTCAAAAAATACCCAGAGATTAAAGTACGGGTTAAGGGCCATACTTGTTTCATTGGGGAGTTGGATGAAAACAAAATCCTTTCTGAAGAACGTGCCAAACTTATCCAGGATGAACTTATAAAGCTAGGTGTAAACGCCAAACAATTGGAAGCACGTGGATTTGGTGAGACAACAAATATCGATACAAACTATACCGAACAAGGTCGAATCAAAAATCGAAGAGTTGACTTTACTGTATTATCTGTAAATGAGAAGAATTAA
- a CDS encoding sigma 54-interacting transcriptional regulator has protein sequence MSRQNDISATIRRIQKEIRSLPNISDRLNFILDETLTLFGASTGSISIADSEENVLTIVAAKGMDWEKKIAAKLPFALGVTGHAASSREIIYVPDVSKDPSYIKLIESVRSELAIPLLTRDTTIGVLNLESDKVNFFGPDVINQANLFASQLTIVLLEERIAKEAVEKSKREEDPVEEIFGYDPMILFLKNRIRQIGPSETSVMIIGEEGVGKKLVAKSLHFISQRRNFAFLTLDCSGLNPELLELELFGSSTGKAIQPGKLVQANNGSIYLSSIGDLSMPLQMRLLDCLKNRRVKYPNGEEESLNVRIFTGSKRDLLEEIQNQKFSMDLYYKLAEVPLRVPPLRDRRGDTPLLAHHFLNLFNRQYGKYKSFTPEALRTLSHFPWSGNVRELQNTIQYSVLVSPESEIRPESFSLQASETENVIPQATNFANNLSSDILSPSDDLSLKIATERLEAVWIKEAFQRVNTQEEAAKLLGISRGALQYKIKNNQFLTGYQG, from the coding sequence ATGTCTAGGCAGAATGATATCTCGGCAACAATCAGGAGGATACAAAAAGAAATCCGTTCCTTGCCGAACATATCTGATCGACTCAATTTTATTTTAGATGAAACCTTAACGTTATTTGGTGCAAGTACAGGAAGTATATCGATAGCCGATTCCGAGGAAAATGTTCTAACTATCGTCGCCGCCAAGGGAATGGATTGGGAAAAAAAAATAGCGGCAAAGCTGCCATTTGCGCTGGGTGTAACAGGTCACGCTGCCTCTTCTCGCGAGATTATCTATGTTCCAGATGTGAGCAAAGATCCTAGTTACATCAAACTTATAGAGTCAGTGCGCTCCGAATTGGCAATACCTTTATTAACGCGAGATACGACAATCGGTGTACTTAACCTAGAATCAGATAAGGTAAACTTCTTTGGTCCAGATGTAATCAACCAAGCCAATCTTTTTGCTTCCCAATTAACGATTGTTTTATTGGAAGAAAGGATAGCAAAGGAGGCAGTTGAAAAATCAAAAAGAGAAGAAGATCCTGTAGAAGAAATCTTTGGTTATGACCCGATGATTTTATTCTTAAAAAATAGGATCAGGCAAATTGGACCAAGTGAAACATCCGTAATGATTATTGGTGAAGAGGGAGTCGGCAAAAAGCTTGTTGCAAAGTCTCTTCATTTCATTTCTCAAAGAAGAAATTTTGCTTTCCTTACCTTAGATTGTTCGGGTTTAAATCCAGAATTATTAGAACTTGAGTTATTTGGATCTTCGACAGGTAAGGCAATCCAACCAGGAAAATTAGTCCAGGCAAACAACGGTTCAATTTATCTTTCATCCATTGGCGATCTTTCCATGCCATTGCAGATGAGACTTTTGGATTGTTTGAAAAATCGCCGTGTCAAATATCCCAATGGTGAAGAAGAGTCTTTAAATGTTCGAATCTTTACAGGATCGAAGCGTGATCTTTTAGAGGAGATCCAGAATCAAAAATTCTCTATGGACTTGTATTATAAGTTAGCAGAAGTACCTCTAAGAGTTCCTCCCCTTAGGGATCGGAGAGGCGACACTCCTTTGTTAGCGCATCATTTTTTGAATTTGTTTAACCGCCAGTATGGTAAGTACAAATCATTTACTCCCGAGGCATTGCGTACCTTATCACACTTTCCCTGGTCAGGAAATGTACGTGAATTACAAAATACAATCCAATATTCTGTCCTCGTCTCTCCCGAGTCGGAGATTCGACCTGAGTCGTTTTCCTTACAAGCATCAGAGACGGAAAATGTAATCCCACAAGCAACAAACTTCGCTAATAATCTAAGTTCTGATATTCTGAGCCCAAGTGATGATCTTTCTTTAAAGATAGCCACGGAACGATTAGAAGCAGTTTGGATTAAGGAAGCATTCCAACGTGTGAATACCCAAGAGGAGGCGGCCAAACTTCTGGGAATCAGCCGCGGTGCTCTCCAATACAAGATCAAAAACAATCAATTTCTTACTGGATACCAAGGATAA
- the prfB gene encoding peptide chain release factor 2 has protein sequence MERSQKELIKQTNEMIQHFEEYWKLHNFQEDFDRLQSLVEKANDPKLWDNPDLAKITTQKRNDLQAKLDPWIELKKELKELPDLIELTIEELGEGGLPSLNADFERLFLKYEELQMLDALSGKDDDKPAFVNIHPGAGGTESQDWADMLLRMYTRYCEKKGYRAELVDYQPGETAGIKNATLYVKGDHPFGYLKCESGVHRLVRISPFDSNKRRHTSFASVYVTPEVDDDIKIQIEEKDLRVDVYRSSGAGGQHVNTTDSAVRITHIPTGIVVSCQMERSQIKNRDTAMKMLKARLYELEKQKVEEENEKKAGEKRDIAWGSQIRSYVFHPYNLVKDHRSEHETGNIHNVMDGDIDPFIIAFLKYQTNVKAGVKA, from the coding sequence ATGGAACGATCACAAAAAGAACTAATCAAACAAACGAATGAAATGATCCAACACTTTGAAGAGTATTGGAAACTTCATAATTTTCAGGAAGATTTTGATCGCTTACAATCCCTAGTTGAAAAAGCAAATGATCCCAAACTCTGGGACAATCCTGATTTAGCAAAGATAACTACTCAAAAACGAAACGATCTACAAGCTAAGTTAGATCCTTGGATAGAGTTAAAAAAAGAACTCAAAGAACTACCAGATCTGATTGAGCTTACTATAGAAGAGTTAGGTGAAGGTGGACTTCCATCGCTAAATGCAGATTTTGAAAGATTATTTCTAAAATACGAAGAATTACAAATGTTAGATGCTCTTTCAGGAAAAGACGATGACAAACCTGCATTCGTAAATATCCATCCTGGTGCGGGTGGTACAGAGTCTCAAGATTGGGCGGATATGCTTTTGCGCATGTATACTCGTTATTGTGAAAAAAAAGGATACCGAGCAGAATTAGTAGATTACCAGCCTGGTGAAACAGCCGGGATAAAAAACGCAACCTTATATGTCAAAGGTGATCATCCCTTTGGTTATTTGAAGTGTGAATCAGGAGTTCATCGATTAGTACGTATCTCTCCATTTGATTCCAATAAAAGAAGACATACTAGTTTCGCATCAGTTTATGTGACTCCTGAAGTTGATGATGATATAAAGATCCAGATTGAAGAGAAAGATTTACGAGTTGATGTTTACCGTTCATCTGGTGCCGGTGGACAGCACGTAAACACTACAGATTCAGCAGTGCGAATTACGCATATTCCTACAGGAATTGTAGTCTCCTGTCAGATGGAACGATCTCAGATTAAGAATAGAGATACTGCTATGAAGATGTTGAAAGCTAGACTCTATGAACTTGAAAAACAGAAAGTTGAAGAAGAGAACGAAAAAAAAGCAGGAGAGAAACGTGATATTGCCTGGGGATCACAAATCAGAAGTTATGTGTTCCATCCCTACAATCTAGTGAAAGACCATCGTTCTGAACATGAAACTGGAAATATCCACAATGTAATGGATGGCGACATCGATCCTTTTATCATCGCATTTTTAAAATACCAAACAAATGTAAAAGCAGGTGTAAAGGCATAA